A stretch of the Marmota flaviventris isolate mMarFla1 chromosome 12, mMarFla1.hap1, whole genome shotgun sequence genome encodes the following:
- the C12H1orf202 gene encoding LOW QUALITY PROTEIN: uncharacterized protein C1orf202 homolog (The sequence of the model RefSeq protein was modified relative to this genomic sequence to represent the inferred CDS: substituted 1 base at 1 genomic stop codon) has protein sequence MADEGPSGPLRGGLQHELLQKIVRPKRSGPKRSGPQRGEAEATGRRASSSDRGACSGYWCWRRLFRISAARGPRRKKSKYARPGKATSERGLWGHPSLQRLLQRLASWRRRYLRCRERPERLEEIPLLVLDRAQNRDXAAAGPQT, from the coding sequence ATGGCGGACGAGGGTCCCAGCGGCCCTCTGCGCGGCGGCCTGCAACACGAGCTGCTGCAGAAGATAGTGCGCCCCAAGCGGAGCGGCCCCAAGCGGAGCGGCCCGCAGCGCGGGGAGGCCGAGGCGACGGGGCGGCGTGCATCCTCCAGCGACCGCGGCGCCTGCTCCGGATACtggtgctggcggcggctcttCCGGATCTCAGCGGCGCGCGGCCCGCGCAGGAAGAAGAGCAAGTACGCGCGGCCGGGCAAGGCGACCTCAGAGCGCGGCCTGTGGGGCCACCCGAGCCTGCAGAGGCTGCTCCAGAGGCTGGCGTCGTGGAGGCGGCGCTACCTGCGATGCAGGGAGCGGCCCGAGAGGCTGGAGGAGATCCCGCTGCTGGTGCTGGATCGCGCGCAGAACCGTGACTAGGCCGCGGCCGGGCCGCAGACCTAa